A region of the Oceanihabitans sp. IOP_32 genome:
ATTGTTTCCACCAACACAGTTAATAAAATTAGCATTAAATGATGGAGAGTTTATAAAAGGTTCATCTGGAAACCAAGTGTTAATTTTAATTTTAGATTGTTCTTTGGCTAATTTTTGATCTTTTTCATTTGGTTCAGTTACATAACGAAATTTTCTTCGAGTTGGTCGTCCTTTTGTTTCATCAAGAATTTCAGTGTCAGTGTAATTAATGCCTAATTCATATAGTTCATCATCTTCCCATTTAAAACTCTGAACAATAGCTCTTTCGTTTGTTTTTCTTGAATCGGTTGAATAGTATTTTAAAAAAGTTTTGTCATTTTTTAGTTCTTCAACTATTTTCTCAACAGCAGCCTTAAATTTTTCAACATCAAATTTTGAGGAATAAACTTCAATGATAAAGGATGTCAAAGGATTCAAGTCAAATGCAATGGCTTTTCTATTTGCTTTTATTGCTTCAAAACTGCTAATTGCACTGCCAGAAAAAGGATCTAAATAGATGCCATCTTCTGGAGTATAGTTTTCGATATATTCTCTCCAGATATTATGAGGTTTTTTTCCCCAATACTTCATTGCAGTATAAATTGGTGGACGCGTGTCCTCTACGAGTGCAAAATTAATATCTGACATTATAGTTTTAATTTTCCTTGTTTGACATTTTTACTTTTAACATACCTTGACTGTTCTTCGGCAACAGAGAAAACGTTATCAGAACAATTGTATTTGTGAACTTCATCAACTAAAATATCAGCAACAAATAAAGTTTTTAGTTCTTCGATATCTTTTTCGATAAATTTTGCAAGCTTTTCAAGGTTTGTAAAAGGGAATTTTTTACGACCGTTCTCAATTTTACTTATATCAGTCATTATGATTCCAATTTCTTGACCAAATTCACTTTGATTCAGACCTTTATTTTCCCGTTCTTTTCTTAAAAACTCACCAAATGTTGCCATTTTTAGACTTGCTATTTATTAACTTGCTAATATTTAGCAAATATAATAAACTAATTCAGATATCAAAACTTAATTTTCAGTAAGCGTAGGAAAAAGGCAAGCTCTTTTTATTTTGTGAGGCACGAGCAAAATGAAATGTGCTTGACTGTGCTGTTGGCTTTTCAGAGCTTGTGTACAACGGTTACGTATATGAAACGTTTGGCATTTCGAAGCGATTCCCTGTCAATATACAACGAATTTTGATACGAGCTATACTGCTCCATAAACCACTGACCGCCAAATGTTTTATATACGATGTTACAGGTAGGCGTTCTTTCTGTTCTCTTGTCATACCGTCAATATTTTTAGTCCTTTCTCGTCAATAATTATTTTTTCGTTTTCTAATGTAGTCACTAAAGCAAACCCGTTATAAAATGGTTCTACTGTCAAGTAACGTTCTTTGTATAGTTCGTTTCCGTTTTTGTCTATGTGAAACCAACCATCTTTGTCTTTGGCTGTTGCAAAGTTTTTGTGGAAGATTCCTAAATCAATAAATGATTTATCATTGATGAACTTTCCTTTGTTGTCAATGTGTCGGTACAAACTATCTTCCGATTTTACACAAGCAATTCCGTCTTTGTAGTCACCTGCATAAATGTAACTCTGTTTATAAATGCGATTTCCGTTTAGGTCAATATGAAAATATTGGTTGTCTGCATTGCGAACCGTGCAAATATTTTCCTGATAGTTTCCTGTCCACAAGTAATTAGCAGAATAAACCTTGTTGCCTTTTTCATTGATGTGAAACCAAAGGTTGTTGTCAATTACAGAAGCACGATTGCAGTAAAAACCGAATGTCCGTGAATATCTATTTTGGTATAGTCCTTTCCCACTTTTATCAATGTGGTAAGCACCTGAACCGTCTAATACTGGTGCAAGTCCTGGCGAATGAAATTTCAATACTTCAATAAAAGTCTTGTCGAAAATTGGTTTTCCGTCAAAGACAAAATGTGTGCTGTCGTCTGAAACTTGTATGTCTTTCCAATTCATTTTTTGAAAATCAAAATGGTTTGTAATTCATTTAATTTTTTTTCGCTTTCAAATTGAAAACCTACATTTTCACAAAGCGAAATGTATTGAATTGATGTTCTTTCGTAGCTTTCACACATTGCAGACATATTGAGCGAAAGCAAAGACAAATCAATTTTGATTTTATCTGAACAGTTTTCAATTACATATAATTTTCCATTATTTGGCAATGCTTCAAAGCAATTTTTCAAAATGATGCTTGCTTTTTTATCATTCCAATCGTGAAGAACCCTTGAAAGTATTATTGATTCTGTTTCGTTTGGAATTTTGTCAAAGAAACTACCGCCTATTTTCTTGATGTTAGGAATAGCTACTTTATCAATGACTTTTGGAAGGTCAAACAAAATACAATCTAAGTTTGGATTTTTTTTTTTGATGTTTTCTAAAACTGCTCCGTAACCACCGCCAACGTCCATTACAGATTTGTGTTTGCTGAAATCAATTACATCAGACAATCTTTTGTAATCATCTTTTGCGTATTGATACATTGCTTTATGGTAAGCGTGAAGCTTTTCGGGGTTGTCGTTTAGAAAATCGAAAAACGGCTTATTGTAAATTTCTTCAAACGAACTTTTTCCTGTCTTTATTGAAAAATCCAAATTCTGCCAGGCGATTAAATGCTCACTACTCCAATTCAAACAAGCATATTTTAAACTTTCGGGGTTGTTTTCTGTAAGAATTTCAGACAAAGAATTGACCTTGTAAAAATCAGAGGTTTTTTCTAAAAAATCAGCACTATGCAACGCATTCAGCAAAAGCAATAATTTCTCTTCATTCAAAGAAAGTTCCATTGCCAATTGCTCTGCAGTTTTTGCTACAAGTAAACTTTCAAACAAGTTGAGTTTACAAGCTGTACTAACAGCCATATATTTCCAATGTTCCGTAAAAAACGATTTGAGGCTATATCTCATAAATTTTTCCATCTATAAAAGTTAACCCCGTCATATAGTTTATCCAATTGTCTTTTGTATATACTTTCTTGTTTATACTGAAATGAAAAAAGGCAATTAGCATATCGTGGGTAATGAAAATAGTAGTTCCGTTCTCTGTTGAGTTTTCTTTTATGAAACTTGTAATTCTATAATTCAACTCATCAATGTTAGTCATACCGGGAATTTCTTCGCCTTTCATAAATCGTTGATACATTTCATCAAAACCGTATTGAAGATAAAATTCCCCTGCAATTTTTTCGTCTGTAATATGAAGACCGGGTGCGCCTAATGCCGTTGTTTCAATAATTTCAATACTACTTCCATAACCTTTGGTCAGAAATTCAGCTGTTTGAACACAACGACCAACGGGACTTGTGAAAATTCTATTGATTTTTCTTTCTGTAAGGCTTTCGCCAAACCTTTGTGCGTTTTGTTTTCCTTTTTCGTTCAATAAAATTTCATTTCCGAAAGAACCTTGCGGAATGTCATCTCTGTCAGCGTGGCGAAGTAAAAGTGATATTTTTCCGTTTTCCTTCATTTAGTTCGGTTTACGCATATTGCAGGTTTTACACAAATCAATTGTCTTGTAATTTTTTACAAGAGTTTGATAAGTGTTGCTCTGCAACACTTCTTCAATACTTGTATTTTCTATGTTGCCAAAATCACCAAGAGTATTTCGCTGTTCATCTGGTGCACAACAAGGCGAAATTTTACCCGTGGCAGAAACCCAAAGCTCCTTTTCTAAAAATGGACATTCGTAGCTTTCGGAGATTTCTTTGCTTTCGTTTTGATGCAACGCAATGATATTTTCCAAAATCACTTTTTCGCCATCTGGCTTGCGGAATTTTTCTTGCGCATCATTCGCTTGTTTTACATATTCATTCCATTGCAAAATACTTTCAGGCGTTGCTTTCATTGACAAATGTTTAATTTCGTCAAAGTGTGCCCAAAGCTGATGTCCTTTTACTCTATCAACACCCAACTCTGCCGCCAACTTCACAATGTCCGCCAATTCGTGCATATTGTTTTGCATAAACGTAAGTTGAAACGTTACACGGCAGTAATTACCTGTTTTTGCAAAGTGTTCATCACGAATTAGGATAAACTCTTTCACGTTTGCAACTGCTTCTTCAAAGTTTATTTTCAACATTACTTTTTGCGAAGTTTCGGCAGTTGCACCGTTCCAACTTATTTTTACGTCCGTTGTAATTGGAACAATTAGTTTCGCCCATTCTGTAACGGTTTTCTCGGTTGTTCTCGGAAATGTTCCGTTAGTTGTTAAATTCATCTTGATGTTGTATTTGTAACACAACTCAATAAAGTGGGCAAAATGCTTGTAGATTAACGGTTCGCCCATTGTGGACGGTATCATTTCCGTAACACCGATTTTTTTCGCTTGCTCAAAAATTGGTTCTAACCATTCTTTCGGCATTCTGCGATGTTTACCGTTTAGTTTTTCTTTGATGTAAGTTGAAAACGGACTGTGTTCTTCGCACATTGTGCAACTCAAATTACAATCTTCAGGATTTGTGTCAAGCGTAATACGCCAAAGTTTGTAAATAAATTTGCTGTAAATATTTTCTAATTCTTTGCAATGGTCTTTAATATTTGGAACGCTTCCGTCTGCGGAATACAAATAACCTTTTTCACCTAACGTTTTCATTTTGTCAGGATTTGAAACAGCAAATTTCATTTGCTCTGCTAAAGAATTTGCGTTGCGATGTTCAAACAAAAGTCCGTTTACATTGTGTTGAACATATTCTTTCATTCCGCCAAAATCGGCTGTGATTACAGGAACTTTACACGATTGCGCTTCGTGAATTACAAGAGGCGAATTTTCGCCCCAAATACTCGGAACCACAATGCAGTCAACAATTGAAAAAACATCATTCGCCAAATTATGATTGATGTATTCTCCCGAAAACTCAATCTTGTTTTTTGAATTTTCGGCTAATGATTTTAAAGCATTTGTACTTTGTCCGTTTGCTCTGCCAAATATTTTAAGCGTTGCAGTTTCTTCAATTTGCTTAAATGCTTTAATCAATAGATTTACTCCTTTTGCAGGGATGTGA
Encoded here:
- a CDS encoding helix-turn-helix domain-containing protein translates to MATFGEFLRKERENKGLNQSEFGQEIGIIMTDISKIENGRKKFPFTNLEKLAKFIEKDIEELKTLFVADILVDEVHKYNCSDNVFSVAEEQSRYVKSKNVKQGKLKL
- a CDS encoding WG repeat-containing protein, with translation MNWKDIQVSDDSTHFVFDGKPIFDKTFIEVLKFHSPGLAPVLDGSGAYHIDKSGKGLYQNRYSRTFGFYCNRASVIDNNLWFHINEKGNKVYSANYLWTGNYQENICTVRNADNQYFHIDLNGNRIYKQSYIYAGDYKDGIACVKSEDSLYRHIDNKGKFINDKSFIDLGIFHKNFATAKDKDGWFHIDKNGNELYKERYLTVEPFYNGFALVTTLENEKIIIDEKGLKILTV
- a CDS encoding methyltransferase; the encoded protein is MEKFMRYSLKSFFTEHWKYMAVSTACKLNLFESLLVAKTAEQLAMELSLNEEKLLLLLNALHSADFLEKTSDFYKVNSLSEILTENNPESLKYACLNWSSEHLIAWQNLDFSIKTGKSSFEEIYNKPFFDFLNDNPEKLHAYHKAMYQYAKDDYKRLSDVIDFSKHKSVMDVGGGYGAVLENIKKKNPNLDCILFDLPKVIDKVAIPNIKKIGGSFFDKIPNETESIILSRVLHDWNDKKASIILKNCFEALPNNGKLYVIENCSDKIKIDLSLLSLNMSAMCESYERTSIQYISLCENVGFQFESEKKLNELQTILIFKK
- a CDS encoding histidine phosphatase family protein, with the translated sequence MKENGKISLLLRHADRDDIPQGSFGNEILLNEKGKQNAQRFGESLTERKINRIFTSPVGRCVQTAEFLTKGYGSSIEIIETTALGAPGLHITDEKIAGEFYLQYGFDEMYQRFMKGEEIPGMTNIDELNYRITSFIKENSTENGTTIFITHDMLIAFFHFSINKKVYTKDNWINYMTGLTFIDGKIYEI
- a CDS encoding glycosyltransferase; translation: MHILKIIHGYPPNYNAGSEVYSQSICNELSKYHKVSVFTREENPYSSCFSIREQKVNDNLTLYFVNNPQGKDGYRHKLMDDNFAELVKQIKPDIAHIGHLNHLSTGLIDELNKLKIPIVYTLHDFWLMCPRGQFMTRSIGNANNFQLCEKQGDKKCATDCYKVYFSGREENENADIENWSSWIHQRMIETKAIINKVDLLIAPSNYLRNRFINEFAVPENKIIYLDYGFPTEYLTQTEKSKEKTNYTFAYIGTHIPAKGVNLLIKAFKQIEETATLKIFGRANGQSTNALKSLAENSKNKIEFSGEYINHNLANDVFSIVDCIVVPSIWGENSPLVIHEAQSCKVPVITADFGGMKEYVQHNVNGLLFEHRNANSLAEQMKFAVSNPDKMKTLGEKGYLYSADGSVPNIKDHCKELENIYSKFIYKLWRITLDTNPEDCNLSCTMCEEHSPFSTYIKEKLNGKHRRMPKEWLEPIFEQAKKIGVTEMIPSTMGEPLIYKHFAHFIELCYKYNIKMNLTTNGTFPRTTEKTVTEWAKLIVPITTDVKISWNGATAETSQKVMLKINFEEAVANVKEFILIRDEHFAKTGNYCRVTFQLTFMQNNMHELADIVKLAAELGVDRVKGHQLWAHFDEIKHLSMKATPESILQWNEYVKQANDAQEKFRKPDGEKVILENIIALHQNESKEISESYECPFLEKELWVSATGKISPCCAPDEQRNTLGDFGNIENTSIEEVLQSNTYQTLVKNYKTIDLCKTCNMRKPN